The nucleotide window AATTCCAGATACAAAATCTAATAATTGGCTTAAATGTGTTAGTACTAATAGTTGTTTATTTTCTTTCATCATCTTTTGTTTGGTTTATAATTATTTGACGCTAATTATTATAAAATGTTACACTTGCTTTTCAAAATTTCTTCTGATAGCATTTGAATTACAATACTTTAAAAGCATCTTTCAAAGTATTAAAAATTTAAATGAGCAAAACTAAAATTTATATGAGCAAAACTAAATTAATGCTCTCTATTACTTTTGTAGTGTTAGTAAAATAAACAATTATGGATTATTTAAACTTAGACAATCATAAAGTATTACCAGTGGTTACAGAACTTAATGTTCTTTTAGCAGACTACCATGTATACTATCAAAAACTTAGAAATTTTCATTGGAATATTCTTGGAAAAAACTTTTTTGATTTGCACAATAAGTTTGAAGAAATGTATAATGTAACAAGAGTAAAGATTGATGAAATTGCTGAACGAATTATTACGTTAAGATATCATCCTATTAGTAAATTATCAGATTATATAGAGGTTTCTAAGATTAAGGAATCTAGCCCATTATTGTCTGATGAAGAAATGGTAAAAGACATCATTAACGATCATAGTATTTTATTAGAACAATTAGCTAAAATTATTGATAGAGCAAATAAAGCGAATGACGAAGGTACTATTGACTTGATTGGTGCATATATAAGAGAGTTAGAAAAATCTACTTGGATGTTAAATGCGTGGTCTAAAGACACTAAAGACGAATTAAATACCAGTTTCGTAAAATAAAAATTAACCAGAATAAAATTAAAAGATGAATAAAATTATAGAAAAACTAGAATTGTGGAAAGATATGTTTATTAAAAACATACCAAATATTGCTATTGCAATTATAGTTTTAATTGTTTCTTATTTTGCTTCAAGAGCCATAAGTTCTTTTGTAAATAAAGCTATAGGTAGTAGAATAAGTCAAAAATCAGTAAGAAATTTAGTATCAAGAATAGCATCAGCCTTAATCTTTTTATTGGGTCTGTATTTTGCAATGACCATATTAAAGTTCGATGATACTTTAAAAACAATTGTATCTGCTGCTGGTGTATCTGGTATTGTTATTGGTTTGGCCTTGCAAGGAACCTTATCTAACACAATATCTGGTGTAGTTTTATCATTTAGAAAAAATTTAGGTATAGGAAATTGGATAGAAACCAATGGTTATTCAGGTGAGGTTATAGACATTAACCTTAATTACTTTGTTATTAAAGAAGCTGATAATAATATGGTTATTTTACCTAACAAAACCATATTAGAAAGCCCTTTTAAAAATTATTCGCTGACTACAAAAATGAGAATATCTATTGAATGTGGTGTAGAATATGGTGCAGATTTAGAAAAGGTTGAAAGTTTAACCAAAGATGTTATTACAAGTAACTTTAATCAGAAAGAAATAGACAAACATGTAGAGTTCTACTATACAGAATTTGCAGATAGTTCAATTAACTTTTTGTGTAGATTTTGGGTAGACTCTCAAAACGCATTAGAAAAATTGAAAGCAAAAAGTAAAGCAATTATAGAAATTAAAAAAGCATTTGATAAGGAAGGTATTAATATTCCATTCCCTATAAGAACATTAGAATTTTCTAACAAATTAGATATTCAAAATCAAATTGCAAAATCAAACAATTCCCAGAACCAGGAGTAAGAAATGGTTTAGTATTAGTATTAACAATTAAAAAAAAATTATGAAAAATTTAAAATTAACAGTATTAGGATTAGTATTAGCAACATCAGGTTTATTTGCCCAAGAAGCAGATTTAGATATGTCAGACAAATGGGTTACTAAAGATGTAGTAACAATGGAGGTTGATTCTGATGAGTATGATGTAAATGAAATTACAATGTTAGAAATTACAAAGGTATTTACACCAGTAATGTTAGATCCAGAAGATAGATATAAGTTAAATCAAGATATCATTTTCATGCCAACGCAAATTACAAAAACTATTAAATTAGATTATGATGCAGATGCATTATATGATAGAGAAGTAGAATTTACCTATAACAAATCAGACGATTTTGATTTAGATTTTACCTTAACTAAAGATGGTATTATCATTTTAACAGATAAAGACGATTTATTTGTAAAAAAAATGTGGGATAAGAATTCAGAGATAATGTTTTCTAATATTAAAAATAAGAGAATTAAAAATGAAGGAGATTATGTAATTGAATTAACTGATGGACAAAAAGTTGATTTAAAAATATCGAACTACGAAAGAATGTAAGAATTTACCCCACAAGATAAAATTGAAAGGGTCTAATGCAAGAGCATTAGGCCTTTTCTAATTCCATAACACTTTATAATACAAATATTTACCCATCTTAATTTTAAAAGAGTTAATCTATTTTTTTTATGAGTTAATACAAACCTTAAAACAGAAATATATTTGTAGTGTACAAAGATGTACCCTTCTAATTTGAAGGCGCCAAAAAAATAACCTTTAAAAAAATAACATTATGAAAACTTTAAAATTAACAGTATTAGGATTGGGATTATTAATATCAGGAACTGCAATTGCTCAAAAAGGAGACCCTAACATGTCTGACAATTGGGTAACATCTGATTTTGAAAAAACTGAATTAAACAATGGTAAAGGAGATAGATATTTTGTAAAACAATTTGTTGTTACAGAAGTATATACACCAGTAATGCTAAATCCTGCAGATAAATATAAATTAAATCAAGAAATTATTTATATGCCTGCTCAAGTAACCAAAAAAATAAGATTAGACAATGATACAGATGCTGCCTATGATAGCTTTGTAGAATTTAATTATGCAAAACCAGTAAAAGGTGATGTAAACTTTACTTTAACTAATGAAGGTATTGTAATTAATGCTGAAGATAGTTCTGTAAGTGTAAATAAAATTACAGATAAAACTGCAGTAATGCATAAAGAAGTAAACAACATAATGAAAGAAGGAAACTACACCTTAACTTTATCTAATGGAGAAGTAATTGATGTAAAAGTTTCTAACTATAGTAAAATGTAAATTGAAAAAGAAAACCCTATTCAAAAGCTCAATACTGCAAAGTATTGAGCTTTTTTATTATGTCATAAATTCTTTATGTATTTTTGCAATATGATTAAAAACGATACTATAATTGCATTAGCTACACCTTCTGGAGTTGGTGCTATTTCTGTGATTAGACTTTCTGGAGAAAACGCAATTACTATAGTAGAAACCTTTTTTAAATCTATTAAGAAGGATAAGAAACTAAGTAACCAAAAAACACATACCATACATTTAGGTCATATTATAAATAAAGGTATTATTCTAGATGAAGTATTAGTTTCCGTTTTTAAAAACCCAAATTCTTATACAGGTGAAAATGTAGTAGAAATTTCTTGCCATGGATCTACTTATATTCAGCAAGAAATTATTCAACTATTTCTAAAAAATGGTTGTAGAATGGCTGATAATGGAGAATTTACGATGCGTGCTTTCTTAAATGGAAAAATGGATTTATCTCAAGCAGAAGCTGTTGCAGATGTTATTGCCTCCAATTCAGAAGCCAGTCATGTAATGGCTATTCAGCAAATGAGAGGTGGAATTTCTAACGAGCTAAAAGAACTTAGAGGTCAATTATTAGATTTTGCTGCATTAATTGAATTAGAACTCGATTTTTCTGGAGAGGATGTTGAATTTGCAGACAGAACAAAGTTTAAAGAATTGGTTGCAAAAATCACCTTTGTTTTAAAACGATTAATAGATTCCTTTTCATTTGGTAATGCTATGAAAAACGGAATTCCTGTGGCTATAATTGGAGAACCAAATGTTGGTAAATCTACTTTATTGAATGCATTACTTAATGAAGAAAAAGCAATAGTATCTGATATTGCTGGTACAACAAGAGATGCTATAGAAGATGAATTAATTATAGAAGGAGTTGCTTTTAGATTTATAGACACTGCAGGTATTAGAGAAACTGAAGATATTGTAGAAAATATTGGTATTAAAAAAGCTTATGAAAAGGCAGAAAATGCACAACTGATTATATTTTTAATTGATGCTAAAACCGAAAATAAAGAAAATAGATTAGCAGAAATTGAAACCATCAAAACACGTTTTCCAAATAAAAAGTTGTTGGTTATTGCCAATAAAATTGATTTAATACCTCAGCAAGAAATTGAAAACTTACAATCAGATATAGAGAATTTAATTCCTCTTTCTGCTAAAAACAAAGTGGGTATAGATGAACTTAAAAATGAATTAACTTCTTTGGTAAACATTGGTGCTTTAAGTAATAATGAAACTATAGTTACCAATTCTCGTCATTTTGAAGCATTAAACAATGCCTTAATTGCAATTTCTAGTGTACAGCAAGGTATTGATTTAGAAATTTCTACAGATCTATTTTCTATAGATATTAGAGAGTGTTTACGTCATTTAGGAGCAATTACAGGAGACTATGATGTAGATAAAGACATACTTGGCCATATATTTTCTAATTTCTGTATTGGTAAATAAATGGGTATTGAAGATTTAGTTGGCACTTACTCTATTTTAGGTACAAATCAAAATGATTCTGGAATTACGTATTCAGGAACGTTAAAGCTATCTTTAAAAAACAATCAAATAATAGCAAAGTGGCTTATAAATAAAAGTCAAGAACAATTTGGTATTGGTTTCTACAAAAACAAAGTACTTGTTATTAACTTTAATTATATAGGTGATGAAAATACAACCTATTATGGAACAGTTGTTTACAAATGCTTAAATAAAGATATTTTAGAAGGCTTCTGGTCTGAAGAATTTGGCGACCCAAACTTTTTAGGAAGTGAAAATTGTTTTAGAATTAAAAACAGCTTCGTGAATTAGTCTATAAAGACATCACAAAGCTGAAACTTAAAAAAAAAAAAAAAATCTACTTATCTATGAAACTATTTTGGTTGGATATTTGGTATCCTTTATCACTACATGCTTATCATTTACATTAATCTGTGAAGAAGAACCTTTTGATCTATATGTCCAAGCAATTTGGCCTAATTGACCTACAATTTTTACTGAGTCTTTCATAGATAGTTTAGAACCATCTGCATGAATCCATCTTTTTAATGGCTGCTCACATAAAATTTCTTTTGCTCTCTTTAAACCATAGTGTAACGTAATTCTTTTGAAGATTTCTACATCAAAAATCCATTGAGTTACAAACTTTTCATTAAAAGAAATACCTATTACATCTTTATGGAAAATTTTAGCACCACATTGAGTGTCTTTAAAATCCATTTTAAGAATTTTTCTAATGATAAAGTTTATGGTTAAACTAATAATTTTTCTTGCTGATTCTTTAGTAATATCAGCACCCATTCTGCTAATTCTAGAACCACTTACTATTTTATAATCTGAGTTTTCAATTGTTGATACTAAATCATCGAAATCTGTTAAATCTGTAGATAAATCTGCATCTAAAAACCCTATATAATCTAAATCGGCTTTTTTAGCCATGCGTAACATTCCTAATCTTACAGCCTCTGCTTTTCCACCATTCTTCTCACAATCATACACTGTAATAAAATCTTCTCTACCTTTTTGTAAGTTATGTAATACTTCTAAGGTTTTATCTTTACTACCATCGTTTACAAAACATAAATGGTAACCAGAATTCTTTTCTATAAAGTTTAAGAATTCTTTACTTAATAATCTATCTTCTTCATTATAACAAGGTATTACTACACCAACACATCTTTGTTGTATTAATACATCTTTATACTGTTTTCTAACACTTTTTTGTGCAGGCACACCAATTAATCTTTTGGTTCTAGAGCAAACCTCACTTAAACTTAAAGGTTTTTTCATATAATCATTTGCACCTAAATCAAATGCTTTTTCTATCATCTCATCAGAAGTGTTACCACTTAAAACCATTATTGGTGTTTCTGACTTTTTTTCTTCTCTAATGTATTTTACTACATCTATACCAGAAGTAATAGGCATATTAATGTCTACAATTACTAAATCTGGTTTAAAACTGTTGTAAGCAGATATTCCTGCTAATGCTGAAGTTTCTGTTTGTACTTCATAACCTAATGCTTTTAATCTAGTCTCTAATGGAATTAGAACTAATTTCTGATCATCGATTGCTAATACTTTCATGATGTTTTTTTTTTTAAGATTATTTTTTTTTACAAATTTAAGGTTGATATGAAGTTCTATTTTTAATAATAAGACAAAAGCAAACCTTTTGTTAGATGAATAGCAATTATCTATAGTCAAATTAAAATCATTGTAATCTTAAAATCTTTTATCTTTACATTATAGTTATATGAAGCAAAATTCGAACAAACATCTTATAAGTGCTGTATTGTTAGGTATCGCCTTTCATGGTACTTGTATATTCTTTACATTAGAATATACTTATGATGCTTTAATACATTTATTTTTTGCAGATCATTATTCAGGGAGTTGGTTTGAACCATGGAATTATGAATGGTATACAGGGTTTACAGTAATGAGCTACCCACCTTTAGTGCATCAATCTATAGCAGCACTATCTTTAATTGGAGGTTTAAAGTTTGGTATGTTCTCTGTAGCTTTAGTGGCTATTGTACTCTTTATTACTGGTGTATACAGATTTACTTTAATGATGACAAGTAATCAATCTGTTGCAGGTTATGCAGCAATACTTGCTGTATTCTCCTCCTCTTTTTTAGAAACTCTACACATTTTTGGGCAATTGCCAAGTATTATTGGTATTTCTGTACTAATGCATGCTTTACCAGAAATCTATTTATGGTTAAAAACAGGTAGGTATAGATTTTTGCTAACTTCATTGTCTTTAATAGCGGTTACAGTAACCTCACATCATGTAACTCCTATATTTGGTATGGTATTTTTTATTTTTCCATTAATAGGTATGGTTATAATGGATGTTGCCTATGATGATGTTAAATCCTACAAAAAAATAACGTTTAAAGTTTTTCTGCGACATTTCTTTAAACAGCTCAAGAAAAATTTAACTTTTGGCTTTGCATCCTTATTTCTAATCATATTTTGCATTTTACCTTATTGGATCAATTCTAAAGCCAACCCAATAACACAAGTACCAATTCCACATGGTTCTAGAGATAATTTTTTAGAAACCACGTCATCTGGTTTGGTCTTTTTCTTAATTCCTTGGGGAGTTTTAATGTTTATGTTACCTTTTTTCTTTTACAGATATTTTAGCAAAAGGTATTTATTTTTTGGTTTATCTTTTACAATGCTTGTTATATTAGGTACAGGAGGTTCTACACCAATACCAAAAATGATTTTAGGTGATAATGCATTTAACATATTAACCTTAGATAGATTTACTCTTTGGGCCTCTATTATGGCTTTACCTCTTTTTGGAGAGTTTATCTACAGATTTGTAGAAGGAGATTTAAAAGAGCTTATTCAAAGAAAATATGGTGCTGTATATCATAGATTATTTGGAGTGTTCCTAGGATCTATCTTTTTATTCATGATAATTTTTACCATGAGTTTAGGATATTTTAGACCTTCTCAACCTCAAAAAATTAAGATGTTACCTATTGTAAACTTCTTAAATCAAGATCAACATTTTAAATGGAGGTTTTTAACTCTAGGTTTTGGAGACCAAATGGCTTGGCTCTCTGCACAAACAAATGCAATGACTGTAGATGGTAATTATCATTCTGCAAGAAGATTACCAGAATTAACTACTAGACCCATTGAACGTTTAGAAAACTCTAAATTTAAAGGTGTTGCAGGTATTGGTTCTTTACAACAATTCTTAACTACACCAGAAAAATACAATTTAAAGTATATTTTTTCTAACGATAAATTTTACGATCCTATACTCTACTTCTGTGGTTGGCAACGTTTACCACAATTAGAAAATGGTATAATGGTTTGGGAGCGCTTAAATGTGCCTCCACTTTCTTCTATTTTACCAAAAGATGATGTTTCTAAATGGCAAAAAATACTTTGGGGTTTAATGCCTTTTTCAACAGTACTTATAGCATTCATCTTAAATATACAACCACTATTCTATCGTAATTTAAAGTCTAAGATTAAAATTAATTCAGAGTTTTTAAGGTACAGAATTAAGTTAGAAGGTTTTCCCAATGGCCTTTTAAGAATAATTCATGTTTGGAGTTTAATTCTATTTATCATAATTGGATATGGAATGTGGCTGTTCTATCTAAAGAATGATTCTCAAGTAACACCAGAAAATTTAATAACCTCTTATTATGATGCTTTAGACTTTAAAGAATTTGAAAAAAGTTTTTCTTTAACAGATCCTGAAAGTAATATTACCATTTCTCAATTTATGCTAGAAAACTCAGTAACAGATGGTTTATTAAGTTCTTATGCAAAATTAGATGCTATAGAAACAGAAAGAATTAAAGAATCTGATAGTTTAGTAGTATTAAAGGTAGATACCAAATGGATTACACCTTTAGAAAAAATAAATAGAACTGATTATAAAACTGTTGTGAGTAGAAATGGCAAATGGTATGTAAAGCCTGTAAAGTTGGATTCAGATTTACCTCCAGATCAATTGTATTCTAATAATGTTACTGGTTATTTTAATCAAGGTAGAAGAAGAGTTACTACAGAGCAAACCTATCATGAAGATGTTTTAAAACAACCTGTTTTAGAAATTGTATCAGCAAAATTAGTAAAACACAATAAGAGTTATGCCATTATTGGAGAAATTCAAAATATAGATAATGTACCATCAGATGTTACCATAAAAGGTACTTTGTATAATGATGACAATAAAGAATTAGCTACTTACAATGCAAAATATCACATAAAACATAAATTAATGCCTAAAGAAATAAGTTCTTTTCGAATTAATTTTGAAGGGATAGCTTGGTCTAAAACGCAAGATTCTATTCCA belongs to Polaribacter dokdonensis and includes:
- a CDS encoding Dps family protein, translating into MDYLNLDNHKVLPVVTELNVLLADYHVYYQKLRNFHWNILGKNFFDLHNKFEEMYNVTRVKIDEIAERIITLRYHPISKLSDYIEVSKIKESSPLLSDEEMVKDIINDHSILLEQLAKIIDRANKANDEGTIDLIGAYIRELEKSTWMLNAWSKDTKDELNTSFVK
- a CDS encoding mechanosensitive ion channel family protein encodes the protein MNKIIEKLELWKDMFIKNIPNIAIAIIVLIVSYFASRAISSFVNKAIGSRISQKSVRNLVSRIASALIFLLGLYFAMTILKFDDTLKTIVSAAGVSGIVIGLALQGTLSNTISGVVLSFRKNLGIGNWIETNGYSGEVIDINLNYFVIKEADNNMVILPNKTILESPFKNYSLTTKMRISIECGVEYGADLEKVESLTKDVITSNFNQKEIDKHVEFYYTEFADSSINFLCRFWVDSQNALEKLKAKSKAIIEIKKAFDKEGINIPFPIRTLEFSNKLDIQNQIAKSNNSQNQE
- the mnmE gene encoding tRNA uridine-5-carboxymethylaminomethyl(34) synthesis GTPase MnmE, with the protein product MIKNDTIIALATPSGVGAISVIRLSGENAITIVETFFKSIKKDKKLSNQKTHTIHLGHIINKGIILDEVLVSVFKNPNSYTGENVVEISCHGSTYIQQEIIQLFLKNGCRMADNGEFTMRAFLNGKMDLSQAEAVADVIASNSEASHVMAIQQMRGGISNELKELRGQLLDFAALIELELDFSGEDVEFADRTKFKELVAKITFVLKRLIDSFSFGNAMKNGIPVAIIGEPNVGKSTLLNALLNEEKAIVSDIAGTTRDAIEDELIIEGVAFRFIDTAGIRETEDIVENIGIKKAYEKAENAQLIIFLIDAKTENKENRLAEIETIKTRFPNKKLLVIANKIDLIPQQEIENLQSDIENLIPLSAKNKVGIDELKNELTSLVNIGALSNNETIVTNSRHFEALNNALIAISSVQQGIDLEISTDLFSIDIRECLRHLGAITGDYDVDKDILGHIFSNFCIGK
- a CDS encoding response regulator encodes the protein MKVLAIDDQKLVLIPLETRLKALGYEVQTETSALAGISAYNSFKPDLVIVDINMPITSGIDVVKYIREEKKSETPIMVLSGNTSDEMIEKAFDLGANDYMKKPLSLSEVCSRTKRLIGVPAQKSVRKQYKDVLIQQRCVGVVIPCYNEEDRLLSKEFLNFIEKNSGYHLCFVNDGSKDKTLEVLHNLQKGREDFITVYDCEKNGGKAEAVRLGMLRMAKKADLDYIGFLDADLSTDLTDFDDLVSTIENSDYKIVSGSRISRMGADITKESARKIISLTINFIIRKILKMDFKDTQCGAKIFHKDVIGISFNEKFVTQWIFDVEIFKRITLHYGLKRAKEILCEQPLKRWIHADGSKLSMKDSVKIVGQLGQIAWTYRSKGSSSQINVNDKHVVIKDTKYPTKIVS